In a genomic window of Aggregatimonas sangjinii:
- a CDS encoding RagB/SusD family nutrient uptake outer membrane protein, translated as MKKRFIYYITLFAMLIACSDEFTELPAIGALSDAAVQNEAGVDLLLIGAYSALDGRRNNAAGNGFAQTGDNWWLDVLSDDAHKGSTDDDQAPLFDVETFKADSSNEYYLGRWSSIFAGVNRANAVIALIPTIENVDLSGKLAEARFLRGHYNFELQRMYGNVPYISEENYANTEFNQANPGPIWEQIEADFQFAIDNLPDEQAESGRPSSWTAKSYLGKVHLQQSDFEAALQLFTDVIDNGPYALNAEFISNFDAAGENSAESIFAIQFTADDAQSPNGNIGGVLNFPNPGPFGSCCGFYQPSQDLVNAFQTDDDGLPLLDTFNENDVANDFGLPDDAPFTPETGNLDPRLDYTVGRRGINYNGYGVFPGQSWIRATENDISGPYLSSKNVYRAGEEDVNQGTGAWGQQHSGINYNVIRYADLLLMAAEAAAETGNLGDALTWVNLVRTRAKNMTYVSNPGEDGPAANYVIEPYDSFSNQDFAIKAIRHERRLELGMEGHRLFDLRRWDNEEEIMTAYISNESRTIPSISSKFAPYTEKQDLLPIPITAIDLSGGVLNQNSGW; from the coding sequence ATGAAAAAGAGATTTATTTACTACATAACACTGTTCGCCATGCTTATTGCATGTAGCGACGAATTTACTGAATTACCGGCTATTGGCGCCTTAAGCGACGCAGCGGTTCAAAACGAAGCGGGGGTAGATTTACTTTTGATTGGTGCATACTCCGCGCTGGATGGACGGCGAAATAACGCTGCTGGAAACGGTTTTGCCCAAACTGGTGATAATTGGTGGTTGGATGTACTATCCGATGATGCCCATAAGGGTAGTACTGATGATGACCAAGCTCCACTGTTTGATGTAGAAACATTCAAGGCCGACAGTTCAAATGAATATTATTTAGGAAGATGGTCATCGATCTTTGCAGGAGTTAACAGAGCTAATGCGGTTATAGCTTTGATTCCGACAATAGAAAATGTGGATTTGAGCGGAAAATTGGCGGAAGCTCGATTTTTGAGAGGCCATTATAATTTTGAATTACAACGTATGTATGGCAATGTTCCCTATATTTCTGAAGAGAACTATGCGAATACGGAATTCAACCAAGCTAATCCAGGTCCTATTTGGGAACAAATCGAGGCGGACTTTCAATTTGCCATAGATAATTTACCCGATGAGCAAGCCGAATCTGGAAGACCCTCTTCTTGGACGGCAAAATCCTATTTAGGTAAAGTGCATTTGCAACAATCGGATTTCGAAGCGGCACTTCAACTCTTTACCGATGTTATTGACAACGGCCCTTACGCGCTAAACGCAGAGTTCATTTCAAATTTTGACGCTGCTGGCGAAAACAGTGCAGAATCTATATTTGCGATTCAATTCACCGCAGACGATGCACAATCTCCCAATGGTAATATTGGTGGGGTATTAAATTTCCCAAACCCAGGACCTTTTGGGTCATGTTGTGGTTTTTACCAACCAAGTCAAGATTTGGTAAATGCCTTTCAAACGGATGACGATGGATTACCGCTATTGGATACTTTTAACGAAAACGACGTAGCGAACGATTTCGGTTTACCCGATGACGCCCCTTTCACACCGGAAACAGGAAACTTAGATCCAAGACTGGATTATACCGTTGGTCGTAGGGGAATAAACTATAATGGCTATGGTGTTTTTCCAGGGCAGTCTTGGATACGTGCGACCGAAAACGATATTTCCGGACCGTATCTATCATCAAAGAATGTTTATCGTGCAGGTGAAGAAGACGTCAATCAAGGAACCGGAGCTTGGGGCCAACAACATTCCGGTATTAATTATAATGTAATCCGTTACGCGGATTTGTTATTAATGGCCGCGGAAGCTGCTGCAGAGACTGGTAATCTTGGAGATGCCCTAACTTGGGTGAATCTTGTAAGAACCCGTGCAAAAAACATGACTTATGTATCGAACCCTGGCGAAGACGGACCAGCGGCCAATTATGTTATCGAACCTTACGATAGCTTTTCTAATCAAGATTTTGCTATTAAGGCGATTCGTCACGAACGAAGATTAGAGTTGGGAATGGAAGGCCATCGCCTTTTCGATTTAAGAAGGTGGGACAATGAGGAAGAAATTATGACTGCCTATATATCAAAC
- a CDS encoding SusC/RagA family TonB-linked outer membrane protein translates to MNQKIERSSLWTKKGIISLGFLSMLLCMGMQIANANSTSNYDIGMLSNPIQSTVTGTVTDESGTPLAGANVLVKGTTNGTQTDFDGNYAIEADSDATLIFSYIGFASLEVAVNGQSTVDVTMTEDAAALDEVVVTGYSTQTRGDITGSVASVDITEATKAPIVNAAEALQGRVSGVTVVNNGNPGAAPNINIRGFGTSNNTNPLYIIDGVQTDNPSVLNSINPNDISQMNVLKDGAAAIYGARASNGVIIITTKSGGYNQQKPTISLDMYSGFATATNVPKLLNAQQHGDMLFQSAYNDGVIGFSHPQYGSGRSAVVPSTLQGYTRVVSYDPIVRGPASATVTPGGTDWLDAILRTAPTQSASVSVSNGGETGKYFLSVGYLNRDGIQITTGFKQGVTRLNSEFKVGENGRLTVGEHLSASFSNTVGGNRINDAMRNSPLIPIFDDEGRFAGTGAAGGLSNARSSVAQLERGKDNFNKLFRVFGDVYAALELTDGLTVKTTLAGNIEAFNNRSFQALDPEHGEPLGTNTLREDTNNSYNWTWTNTISYANTFGEHNINALAGIESLSERNKGGAISRDGYLFETPDFYLLENGSGTPNVISAYDGSTTLFSIFGTANYNYAGKYFLTGTLRNDTSSRFLGDNKSETFPSLSAGWLISNENFFPQDGFINRLKLKGSWGNLGNQTLPASNPTININALSEGFANYAIDGAAISTGAILRDVGNPDLKWETSVATNVGFELGMLDNSLSLEFEYFDIKTKDLITRDNSLISTTAIDAAAPLVNLGTVENTGFDLSLGYNKSLESGLSFGITANISKYENEVTELISDFQAGASFRPGILTRTSVGRPISSFFGLEVTGFDDNGRFTYADLDGSGDVSEGDRDFIGSPHPDFTYGLNLNVAFKGIDLSAFFNGSQGNDIYNYEKIFSDFPTFVDGNRSVRVLDSWTPTNTDASLPALSLGGTGETQPSSFFVEDGSFFRLKNLQVGYTVPSSVTEKIGLDMLRFYISGTNIFTITDYDGFDPEVVTLINGVTSNLTIGVDSNVYPQSRILSLGVNLKL, encoded by the coding sequence ATGAATCAAAAAATTGAACGCAGCTCGTTGTGGACTAAAAAGGGAATTATTTCTCTTGGGTTTCTTTCGATGCTCCTCTGTATGGGCATGCAAATTGCCAATGCAAATTCGACCAGCAATTACGATATCGGTATGCTGAGCAATCCGATTCAATCAACCGTGACGGGAACGGTTACGGATGAATCGGGAACGCCATTAGCTGGTGCCAATGTATTGGTTAAAGGAACCACGAACGGTACCCAAACGGATTTTGATGGTAATTATGCTATCGAAGCCGATTCGGATGCAACGCTGATATTCAGTTACATTGGTTTTGCTTCGCTGGAGGTCGCTGTGAACGGGCAGTCGACTGTAGATGTGACAATGACTGAGGATGCCGCTGCACTTGACGAGGTCGTGGTTACAGGATATTCTACCCAAACAAGAGGTGACATTACCGGATCGGTTGCCTCGGTGGATATTACTGAAGCTACAAAGGCGCCCATCGTTAATGCAGCAGAAGCTTTACAAGGAAGGGTAAGTGGTGTAACCGTAGTAAATAATGGTAATCCCGGGGCGGCACCGAACATAAATATTCGTGGCTTCGGTACTAGCAACAATACCAATCCACTCTACATAATTGATGGGGTCCAAACCGACAATCCTTCGGTATTGAACAGTATTAACCCCAATGACATTTCACAGATGAATGTCTTAAAAGATGGTGCAGCTGCAATTTATGGAGCCAGGGCATCCAACGGGGTCATCATAATTACCACAAAAAGTGGGGGTTACAATCAGCAAAAACCTACGATATCCTTAGATATGTACAGTGGTTTCGCAACGGCAACAAATGTTCCGAAATTGCTGAACGCCCAACAACATGGTGATATGCTTTTTCAAAGTGCCTACAATGATGGGGTTATTGGATTCAGCCATCCGCAATACGGGTCTGGCCGTTCCGCGGTGGTTCCGAGCACTTTACAAGGGTATACAAGAGTTGTTTCCTACGATCCTATTGTCAGAGGTCCCGCTTCCGCGACGGTTACGCCCGGCGGTACGGATTGGTTGGATGCTATTTTAAGAACCGCTCCAACTCAGAGCGCCTCTGTATCGGTATCCAATGGTGGTGAAACAGGAAAGTACTTTCTCTCTGTCGGTTACTTAAACAGAGATGGTATACAAATTACTACTGGATTTAAACAGGGAGTTACCCGATTGAATTCAGAATTCAAAGTCGGAGAGAATGGGAGACTTACAGTCGGAGAGCACCTTAGTGCATCATTTTCAAATACTGTTGGTGGTAACAGGATAAACGACGCGATGCGTAATAGTCCACTTATTCCAATATTCGACGATGAGGGTAGGTTTGCAGGTACTGGTGCGGCAGGAGGTTTAAGCAACGCTAGAAGTTCGGTCGCACAGCTAGAGCGCGGTAAAGATAATTTCAATAAACTGTTCAGAGTATTTGGCGATGTTTATGCCGCCTTGGAATTAACGGATGGATTAACGGTAAAAACCACCTTGGCAGGAAATATAGAAGCGTTCAACAATAGAAGCTTTCAAGCCTTAGATCCAGAACATGGCGAACCACTCGGCACAAATACGCTAAGAGAGGATACGAACAATAGCTATAACTGGACTTGGACCAATACCATTTCATATGCGAATACTTTTGGTGAGCACAACATCAATGCTTTAGCCGGTATAGAGTCGTTAAGCGAACGAAACAAGGGTGGGGCAATTAGTAGAGATGGATATTTATTCGAAACCCCTGATTTCTACCTACTTGAAAATGGTAGTGGTACGCCCAATGTCATTAGCGCCTATGACGGGTCGACCACATTGTTTTCGATTTTTGGAACGGCCAATTATAATTACGCCGGAAAGTACTTCTTAACGGGTACTCTTAGAAACGATACTTCTTCTCGATTTTTGGGAGACAATAAGAGTGAAACCTTCCCATCGCTTAGTGCAGGTTGGTTAATTAGTAACGAAAACTTTTTCCCACAAGATGGATTTATAAACAGGCTAAAGTTAAAAGGATCATGGGGTAACCTAGGTAATCAAACTTTACCCGCAAGTAACCCGACCATAAATATCAATGCTTTAAGCGAAGGATTCGCGAATTATGCCATAGACGGCGCCGCCATCTCTACTGGGGCCATTCTGAGGGATGTGGGTAACCCAGATTTGAAATGGGAAACCAGTGTTGCTACCAATGTCGGTTTTGAGCTGGGCATGCTTGACAACTCCTTGTCCTTAGAGTTTGAATATTTTGATATTAAAACCAAGGATTTGATCACAAGGGACAATAGTTTAATCAGTACTACCGCAATTGATGCGGCCGCTCCCTTGGTTAATTTAGGAACAGTCGAAAATACCGGATTTGATTTGAGCCTTGGCTATAACAAATCATTGGAATCCGGTTTATCTTTTGGGATAACGGCGAATATTTCGAAATACGAAAATGAGGTCACAGAGCTTATCAGTGATTTTCAAGCCGGTGCTAGCTTTAGGCCCGGTATTCTTACCAGGACCTCTGTCGGAAGGCCTATTTCGTCGTTTTTTGGCCTGGAGGTTACTGGCTTTGACGATAACGGACGATTTACATACGCCGATTTAGATGGTAGCGGAGACGTATCTGAAGGAGACCGCGATTTTATTGGCTCTCCACACCCTGACTTTACCTACGGTTTAAACCTGAATGTAGCTTTCAAAGGAATTGATTTATCTGCGTTTTTTAATGGGTCGCAAGGTAACGACATCTACAATTACGAAAAAATATTCTCGGATTTCCCTACTTTTGTAGACGGAAATAGAAGTGTTCGCGTTTTAGATTCATGGACACCTACCAATACCGATGCCAGTTTGCCTGCACTTAGCTTAGGAGGCACCGGAGAAACACAGCCAAGTTCATTCTTTGTCGAAGATGGTTCTTTCTTTAGACTGAAAAACCTACAGGTAGGATACACCGTTCCTAGTAGCGTTACTGAAAAAATAGGTCTCGATATGTTACGTTTTTATATATCAGGAACAAATATATTCACGATTACAGATTATGACGGTTTCGATCCTGAAGTTGTTACTCTCATAAATGGGGTTACAAGTAATTTGACGATTGGTGTCGATAGTAACGTATATCCGCAATCGAGAATACTATCATTAGGAGTTAATTTAAAATTGTAA
- a CDS encoding THUMP-like domain-containing protein: MMSVLLKKPFFATVTNVELVEQMEARKKSKKKLPTWFGCPNIYYPKKLHIEQTSSEVTAQYKSRIVAGKSLVDLTGGFGIDSYFFSSKVAGVFHCEINQSLSKIAQHNFEVLGADNILTIQNDGISFLEKDKERYDWLYVDPSRRDDRKGRVFQLSDCEPNVLKHLDLFFLKADNLLIKTSPLLDITKGISELKNVYQIHVVAVNNDMKELLWVLKKGHEGEIEVTTINFQNSMEQTFIFNRSEEMQLLADFSAPRNYLYEPNAAIMKSGGFKSIGEQFKLKKLHSNTHLYTSYDLVDFPGRRFKIEATIPYSTKEMKQLEIRKANVTIRNFSESVADVRKKHKILDGGSQYLFFTTDMDRKKIVILGSKIPYLQIT; the protein is encoded by the coding sequence ATGATGTCAGTTTTACTTAAAAAACCTTTTTTCGCTACTGTTACCAATGTCGAGCTGGTCGAACAGATGGAAGCAAGGAAAAAAAGTAAAAAAAAACTTCCTACTTGGTTCGGATGTCCGAATATCTACTATCCCAAAAAGCTACATATCGAACAAACTTCTTCAGAGGTTACAGCACAATACAAATCAAGAATCGTCGCAGGAAAATCACTGGTAGACCTTACAGGAGGTTTTGGTATTGACAGTTATTTTTTCAGCTCAAAAGTGGCCGGTGTATTTCACTGTGAAATAAATCAGAGCCTATCAAAAATCGCACAGCATAATTTTGAGGTTTTAGGGGCGGATAATATTCTTACCATTCAGAATGACGGAATATCTTTCTTAGAGAAAGACAAGGAGCGTTATGACTGGTTATATGTAGACCCTTCGAGAAGGGATGATAGAAAAGGAAGGGTATTTCAATTGTCGGATTGCGAACCCAATGTACTGAAACATCTAGACCTATTTTTTCTGAAGGCGGATAACCTCCTTATTAAAACGTCTCCCTTGTTGGATATTACCAAAGGCATATCCGAATTGAAAAATGTGTATCAAATTCATGTTGTCGCCGTCAATAATGATATGAAGGAGCTACTTTGGGTGCTAAAAAAGGGTCATGAAGGAGAAATTGAGGTTACGACCATTAACTTTCAAAATTCTATGGAACAAACATTCATTTTCAACCGTTCGGAGGAAATGCAGCTTTTAGCGGATTTTTCCGCACCCCGCAACTATTTATACGAACCGAACGCGGCCATAATGAAATCAGGCGGCTTTAAGTCTATAGGTGAACAATTTAAACTGAAGAAACTGCATTCGAATACCCATTTATATACTTCTTACGATTTGGTCGATTTTCCTGGAAGACGATTCAAAATCGAGGCGACCATCCCTTATTCCACTAAAGAAATGAAGCAACTTGAAATCAGGAAAGCCAACGTAACGATCCGAAATTTTTCGGAAAGTGTCGCCGACGTTCGAAAAAAACATAAAATTTTAGATGGTGGTTCCCAATATCTGTTCTTCACGACCGATATGGACAGAAAAAAAATAGTGATTCTAGGTAGTAAAATTCCATATTTACAAATAACATAA
- a CDS encoding AI-2E family transporter, which translates to MTSKTIANGILRAVGVLLGVALLLFFLYKIQSVIAYLAIAAVTALIGRPIVLFLRKRLKFPNILAVILTMLFFVGILAGIIALFVPLLSEQGKNLSLLDIDELQRNFNTLYKQITQYLGASPEVVNEILEETDIDKNLIEGLDIGFIPDFLNSLLGVLSSASVGLLSVLFISFFFLKDSKLFQKGILALVAKDQEARTIKSIDKINNLLSRYFAGLLLQLFILFVIYMITLLLVGVENAIVIAFLCALVNVIPYVGPLIGGVLMITLTMTSNLDADFSTVILPKAGWVFLGLLIGQLIDNFFSQPRIFSQSVKSHPLEIFLIIIIAGLLFGVVGMIVAVPAYTAIKVILKEFLAENKLVKSLTKNL; encoded by the coding sequence ATGACATCAAAAACGATCGCGAATGGAATATTGAGAGCGGTAGGCGTGCTCTTGGGTGTTGCACTACTTCTATTCTTTTTGTATAAAATACAATCGGTCATCGCCTATTTGGCCATTGCTGCCGTTACCGCTCTCATCGGAAGGCCTATCGTACTGTTTCTAAGAAAGCGACTTAAGTTTCCGAATATACTGGCGGTGATTTTAACCATGTTGTTCTTTGTCGGAATTCTAGCAGGTATTATCGCGCTTTTCGTACCGTTATTATCCGAACAAGGTAAAAACCTATCTCTTTTGGATATTGATGAACTACAAAGAAACTTTAATACCCTCTACAAGCAGATAACCCAATATTTAGGTGCCTCGCCCGAAGTGGTCAACGAGATTCTAGAGGAGACTGATATTGACAAAAACCTCATTGAAGGCTTGGATATTGGTTTTATTCCTGATTTTCTCAATTCTTTGCTAGGAGTGCTAAGTTCGGCAAGCGTTGGGTTGCTATCGGTATTGTTCATCTCCTTCTTTTTCCTCAAGGACAGCAAATTGTTCCAGAAAGGAATCTTGGCGTTGGTTGCCAAAGACCAGGAAGCACGTACGATAAAGTCTATAGACAAAATAAACAACCTGCTATCAAGATATTTTGCCGGCCTGCTCCTGCAACTTTTTATCTTGTTTGTGATTTATATGATCACACTATTGCTAGTCGGGGTAGAAAATGCCATAGTGATCGCCTTTTTATGCGCCCTCGTTAATGTCATTCCGTACGTAGGTCCGCTCATTGGAGGCGTCCTCATGATTACCCTTACGATGACCAGCAATCTAGATGCCGATTTTAGCACTGTAATCCTTCCAAAAGCGGGCTGGGTTTTTCTAGGCTTGCTCATTGGCCAATTGATTGATAATTTCTTTTCACAGCCTCGCATTTTCTCTCAAAGTGTGAAGTCACACCCGCTTGAGATTTTCTTGATCATCATCATTGCGGGATTGCTCTTCGGAGTAGTCGGAATGATCGTAGCCGTACCCGCCTACACCGCGATAAAAGTAATTTTAAAGGAGTTCCTGGCTGAAAACAAACTGGTAAAATCTTTGACTAAAAATTTATAG